A genomic segment from Prochlorothrix hollandica PCC 9006 = CALU 1027 encodes:
- a CDS encoding DUF3181 family protein — protein MTLSASSQEIEKLAAVIGESAYVDVAKWHLYLNDAKLHVPLAEQVYPLLQDDRLTLEALRSLLSHYLVPLGGGQRQIPLLDLIPSSCLSQLYAALGDYQHQR, from the coding sequence ATGACATTATCCGCCAGCAGTCAAGAAATTGAGAAACTAGCCGCTGTGATTGGCGAATCAGCCTATGTGGATGTCGCTAAATGGCATCTCTACTTGAATGATGCTAAGCTCCATGTCCCCCTGGCTGAACAAGTCTATCCCTTGCTCCAGGACGATCGCCTAACCCTGGAGGCGTTGCGATCGTTGCTCAGTCATTACCTCGTGCCCCTCGGGGGAGGTCAGCGGCAGATTCCTTTACTGGATTTAATACCGTCTAGCTGTCTCTCTCAGCTTTATGCAGCCCTAGGCGATTATCAACACCAACGTTAA
- a CDS encoding 2TM domain-containing protein encodes MPPRWPRTPDRNDPAFRRLEDFINFALHAAIYLAVNSGLWFFQLLNHPWDNLSIVSGVWLLGLVSHGCYVFILADYRRIEAAAQGNWQQELATELEEDATVTPDEAPSSPEQP; translated from the coding sequence ATGCCTCCCCGTTGGCCTCGTACCCCCGATCGCAATGATCCGGCCTTTCGCCGCCTGGAAGATTTTATTAACTTTGCCCTCCATGCCGCTATTTATTTAGCCGTAAACTCCGGGCTGTGGTTTTTCCAGCTTCTGAATCATCCCTGGGACAACCTCTCCATCGTCTCCGGGGTTTGGCTCTTGGGCCTTGTCAGTCATGGGTGCTATGTCTTTATCCTGGCGGACTACCGTCGCATTGAAGCCGCAGCCCAGGGAAATTGGCAACAGGAGTTAGCCACAGAACTCGAAGAGGATGCCACCGTAACCCCAGACGAAGCCCCCTCGTCCCCGGAGCAACCCTAA
- a CDS encoding ATP-binding cassette domain-containing protein, whose amino-acid sequence MDMPLLQVQNLGFTPSLGQPPLLQTLSFTLSPGQTQLLAGAPGSGKTLALRLLNGLETASEGMIWLNQKPRDQWEMTDWRRSIVAVSSQPHLLGLSVQDNLTYPLHLQNLGSPVVADRLAEIIDLLELPQELLRSTAPLLSQPQQQQVAIGRALMLHPPFLVLDEPSHPWPEPLAARLWQRLQGWVQQQRLGLVVTSRHLPPYVQGLDRVVLLDRGRCCPAAALTEGSRDQIQHWLHTQSQREAADWGDA is encoded by the coding sequence ATGGATATGCCATTATTACAGGTTCAGAACCTGGGGTTTACCCCCAGCCTGGGACAGCCACCCCTCCTCCAAACCCTATCGTTTACCCTGTCGCCGGGACAAACCCAACTGCTGGCAGGGGCACCGGGCAGTGGCAAAACCTTGGCGCTGCGGCTCTTAAATGGCCTGGAGACAGCGTCCGAGGGGATGATCTGGCTCAATCAGAAACCCAGGGATCAGTGGGAGATGACGGACTGGCGGCGATCGATCGTGGCCGTCAGCAGCCAACCCCATCTATTGGGGCTGAGTGTCCAAGACAACCTGACCTACCCCTTACACCTGCAAAACCTGGGTTCCCCAGTGGTGGCCGATCGCCTTGCGGAAATCATAGACCTACTGGAACTGCCTCAGGAGTTGCTGCGATCCACGGCCCCCCTCCTCTCCCAGCCCCAACAACAGCAGGTAGCCATTGGCCGCGCCTTGATGCTCCATCCCCCCTTTCTGGTGTTGGATGAACCCAGCCACCCCTGGCCCGAACCCTTGGCGGCACGCCTCTGGCAACGGTTGCAGGGTTGGGTTCAGCAGCAGCGGTTAGGGCTAGTGGTCACCAGCCGCCACCTCCCCCCCTATGTCCAAGGGTTAGACCGGGTAGTGTTGCTCGATCGCGGGCGCTGTTGCCCCGCTGCGGCCCTGACGGAGGGCAGTCGGGATCAGATTCAACACTGGCTCCACACCCAAAGCCAGCGGGAAGCGGCGGATTGGGGCGATGCCTAA